Genomic segment of Drosophila willistoni isolate 14030-0811.24 chromosome 2L unlocalized genomic scaffold, UCI_dwil_1.1 Seg139, whole genome shotgun sequence:
CGGCGGACTGGGTGCAACCAAAAAGTTTCTCTGTGCAATACCTTTCTGCAGGGATTGGCATTCCTGCAATGGTCCCTGAAACTGGGATTTGGAACCCTCCGAGGCACGTCTCACCGGACTGTAGCGTCCTGATTAAGCGAAacgacaaaagaaaaagagaaaagcaCACATAAAAGTTGAGTGAAAAGAAACTTAACACTGGAAATCTCTTGGTTACGTAGCCGAGATCACTTACCACCCTCCTGTACAGTTGGCAATTTACTACTAACACGATAGGCGCCACGATATTTTGCCGCCGTTGTGGGTGTCATAACAAGTGGCACTGAACCACCGGCTGCAAGTGGCAGGACACCTGTCGCAACATtgccaccaccaacaccaccaatCATACCGCCACCCATATTGGCAAAGGTGCCATTTGGTGGCGATTGACTAAGTGATTTTAATGTGGGCGGCAAATAATCGCGATTCATGCGAGATTCAACTTCACGTATAAGCTCAGGACAAATTACTGGTGTTTGGGGGGCGGGGAGTGGAGAGTTGGGTCAAGAAGCAGTAGCAGTGGAGCgcgcagcagcagcggcagagGGAGcagcaatttgttgttgttgttgtttggttgatTGGTTGCGGCAAATAATTcattataaaaaccaaaacaatgaaaagaaaaattttaaaaaataaacaaacaaataaaacaaaattatatataacataaaaatatttctaagttctaattatttaaagttatttaaaaatttataacaaataaataaacaataataaaaaaattatgcaaGTTTAAttaagcaaagcaaagcaaataaaaaaaaccagtGGCGGATCTATTTTTGTTGGAGGGCCAAATAATCTTTCAGTTTTAAGTGTGTATTCTTGGTTTCGATTTATTTTTGAACTTTAATTATCCTTTAAAGTATTGGGAATATCGCCTTGAAAGGATTTGTTTGAAATTATAAATGTGTTGCTCATAATTTTattagcaaaacaaaaaataataataacaaaagtataagaaatatttttgaacGGCCGTCATTTTGTCAACAAATAACGCAATATTCTGAATAAAGTCAGAATTAGAATAACATTTGTGCTAAATCTAACGGCAGattaatgtttaattttataatttcatttcagATGATCCTGCTGAGATATCCTTGCCGAAAGCtgaatgcattttttttggttaactTTGAAGACTGTAAACTGTTAAACTAATCCTCGTACAGGATACAATTTTTTAGTTTACTTTACTTAGTTTACTTTTTTAGTTAACTTTAAGTTGTTCAAAGCATAATTTTAAACACTCTTTCCCTTTACAAATTTCTTTGAAAATGATTCCGAAAATAAGGCTGCCAACTAAGAATACCCCCTTAAATGGGGAAAAACAGTTTACAAAATTATAAGTCGAGGGATTAAAACCTTTGCTAGTCTTCTCTCTATACAGATTGAACTCTCAAAAAGTGCGtttctttaatttgaaataaagtTTTGCCCTCACTTGGAACCAACACTGATGTAACGACAGGGGAATCCCATGAAAGAGATTATAAATATTGATttattgcatatttttttgAGCTTTTTGTGAAATTATTAATTTGACCCATGCaaagtttttttaattagttaataaatattataaattattcaCATCATTTCGTGGAAATATTCATAGTCAATAAATGGAATTTAGGTTTTGAAGTATTGATATATGAGGCAGAACAAAGTCGATAAACTATTCCATAATAAAAAGGCTTTTCAATTAGTTGGTAGAGAAACCCACCTGGTGGTCTTTCGGTGACAGTCAATAGACCTGTACGTCTGGTACGCATATTTCCGCCACTGCTGCCTGGCGGCGCTGCAGCCTGATTGGAGGTGCCCGGAGTGACCTGAATGTGGACCATATCGCCGCCAACCGAAAGATCCTCAGTGCAACCGACCGTGTGTCTCTTAACACAGCCACGTTTCTGCATGTAGCTAAAGGAAATCATGATAAGGCGACATTAGTTTAGGAGCTACAACATGGAGTCACAAGTCTTACCTCTGTATTTCTTCGCTACACTCTTCGCCACTGTTTTCGGGGCAATATTGCAAGCCGGCAGCCTGTTCATTGAGGGGTGATAGCTCTTGATTGCCCGGGGAATTGATATAGTAGCCAACCGTATCCATTTGTTGAGGCTGAGCGGGCACTACAGCAGTTGATCCTGTGGCGGGAtaataaatatgcaaattggCTCCACCATCTGAAGCACGACGGCCAAAGGAacctaacaaaaaaaacgcCCAGAGATCAGTTAATAAGTAAAGATAAAAAGAAGGGTCAACAGCTGATGCGGTACTCACTGGCTCCCATAACGACAGGTGGCTTAAGCAAATGCTGATCCTTGATAGTCAGATTATGCAATGGTTGATTTTGCAGCATGGGCAGATTCATTGGATAATATGGAACATTATGTGCAGGATCCTGACATTGTGGAGCACACTTAAAGTCAATTGGTGGCACATTAGGATTAGCCAAAGCCTGCTCATGAGCCACATCGCCAGGACCCACTGTATGTCGTCTGGTATTGGCTGCTCCATTAATCCCACCAGCCGTGGCACTCAAATGATGACCATGAACCGGAGGCTAAACGAAAGagaaattaatatttcatttagatATCATGTCAAAAGAAGCAAATCCTTAAGCTACTCACCTCATTTGGTCGCGCCAGACACTCCAATTCAAAGTCACCAAACTTCTCTAGATCCACCGCAACATCCGTCCAACCGAAACCCAAGGCTGAACTCGAGGCATTTGCATTGCTTAAGGGACTGAGACGATCCAGAGATTCCTGCTTAACCATGGGCTCAGAACGATCCACCACACCCGTTGTTATGCTAGTCTTACGGGATCTTGAGTACGCCAAACTGGCATGATGCTGCAGTCTTTGGTTTTCGCGTCGCTTCTGTTGCAATTTGTCTTGCAGCAGATTATATATGGCATAGATATTATCGAAGCGTTGCTCATGCACCGACTGGGCAATCATATCGGCCGTTAGCcctggcaattgcaacatatGCGTCATGACCACCGAATCCAATTGTGGTGTGGCCGAGGATGATGAGGAGACCATATCACTAGAACTTGCTAGCGATGAGGCTGATGCCGAATGTGATAGACCACTCGTCTGGGATCCCGTTATCTCCATGCAGCGTTCATCATCTTGTAGCTCCGATTGCCATTCACTTAGCCAGCGATGTTTGATAATCTGTTTGATGGCATAACGTCGATCGGGCTCCACAACAAGCATATTCCGGATAAGATGTTCGCATTCTGCAAAGAGATTAGAAACGATTAGCAAAAAGTCTTCTCCaattcttaaatttaatatttaactaACCTTGTGACATAAAGAATGGTATGCGAAACTTTCCCAATACAACACGACTTTTTAGCTCCAATATGGTCTTGCCATCAAAGGGTAATGCCCCGCAGACCAATGCATACAGTACTACACCCAGACTCCAGATATCTGATTTGGGGCCATCGTATTCCAGTCCCTGGAATACCTCTGGCGCCGCATACGGTGGTGAACCACACCACGTTCTCAATGTGGCGCCCTCCTCATAATGATTACTAAAACCAAAGTCAGCCAGCtaacaaatgaaacaaaacacAGAACATTTagtcaaaattttaaagattttttgtatttcatgCTTACTTTAATGTTCATATCCTTGTCGAGCAGAACATTTTCCGCCTTGAGATCACGATGGACAACTCCACGTAAATGGCAATAATGGACAGCCGAAATGAGTTGGGTGAAAACACGTGCCGCCTCCGGCTCCTTCATACGCCCATTGGCTACCAGATGATCAAAAATCTCACCATTTGGGGCATATTCTGTTACCAAATAGATCATCGATTGGGATTCCATGACCTCGTAGAGGCGCGTGATATGTGGATGCCTCAACGACTTTAATATGGAGATCTCACGGAAGGTCTTGCTTAGATATTCCTCGTTGAGGCATGTCTTGTCTATGATCTTGATGGCCACCTgcaaacaataataacaaaaaattgattaagTAAGTTTATCGTAACGACTTTGGTATACTCtgcattaattttaaattcttgatgcaatttaaagaaaacttttcttGGCTGTTCATCCTGATCGGGTATATACCTATACTTTCTTCTATGCATTAGTTTAATTTTAACATCATTAATGTACCCCATTTCGCCCCATTTGTCTACAGGGTATAAGCAAAGGAAGGTCGCGTTTAGTTGTGAACTATTATTCTTTGGTGTCGAttgtttgatttgatttgattggaTTTGATTTGGCTTTGGGTTTTTGGGGTTTTCTGCGAAGGTGAACGAACGTTTGgtcagagacagagacagcaagtgagagaaagagagagtgagagaaagaaagaacgAGAGAACCCAAGAAGGCGGCAGAACACTGAGTACTGAGAGCAGCGAAATTCAAGCTGTGTGGGTTTTTGTTGCCAGCCGAAAAAGTCATAAGAACAAGAGCAAAATATGTCTTGTTTGGTCGGCTGCAACAGTGGggcaaatgtcataaaaatattttagaataAATTTCTGTAAAAATTCAATGATAATCTTTAATTGTAATTAGAAGAGAATAGACGATTCCGACCTCAATTTTTCTCAATAAACATAAGAAACCCTATCTTTTTAGTCATGTCCGCTTGTTGAAATCACTCCGATCACATTAAGTATACATATTTTAGATCATAAGAAACCGAATCGATTACTCAGATCccattaaaaatacttattatTGATCATAAGATCATAAGAAACCGAATTGATATAGTCATATCCATCTGATAAAATTACTCTTACGCCTTCAGTTTAAAAGCCAAAAGGATCAAATATTTCGctctaaaatatattttctttagaaaGGGTCATTGAAAAAGTAATTTTAGTGAGATATTTCTCACTGAGATATTTCtcagaatacaaaaattcttcGAATATTTCCATTAAGAAATATCtgacaaaacagaaaaatcaCATTTGAGAAACAAAACTGATTCAAGGTAACTTATTAAAGAAGGAGGAGGACTAGAGTCCCAAAACGGCTCACACTGCAAGGTTATTTAAATTCGACGTAGGAAAATTTATCATTTAGAAATTTTAGAATTCCGACAAGACTTTATAGAATCGAATTCAGTTActcaattatttattatattaccTTACATAGTTACTTCCTTCTACTAAATAATTCATTATGTTGGCCTATctaaaatgaattttgtgAACTAATTTATGCAGAATTGCACCACTGTCTATGTGACGGGGTGGGGGAGGGTCAGGTGGGTAGGAGGCGCACAGTctgcagcagtagcagcaacagcagcaacaacacacGATGACAGCGCCATACATGGTGCGCGTGTTTGGTTCTGTATCTGTGTGAGGTGgaagatgacgatgacgacgacgatggcGAGGTGATGATGAAGGTGATGGGCGCTAATGTGGAGGGTGGGGTTGCCGTtgtcgttgccgttgccgttgccgactgagacgacgacaacgatgGCGAGTGTTTATTTGCCTTTCgcaaaaacatttcaataatttaacaaaaagttaaataattaacaacAAAAGTCAGCGCGCGCGCCCCCACTCTCCCTTCCTCCTGGTGCGtttacctctctctctctcactatctatctttctcgctctctctgcTCGGCAGTGACAATGGGAGGCaagcagacagacaaacagagcGCAACGCAGCATCATCACACCGGTTTTTATACCCTCTAACCATAATGAGCTTACAAATGACAGGTATATTTGGCAATCGGCAAAGTTTTGCCCTCGCTAGGTAAACTAAATTGTTAAGtaacaattaaaaaactattaattaACTTAAAGCATGTTAACTTTGTGCATTACTAAAGTAATAAGGTCGTCGAtgcgactttggtataccatgtAACAAAGGAAATATCtaatttaaatgaataagTATTCACAGTTATACTGTATATACTCTGCTATCTTCTTCTTACTCATTCAAGCCCATAAGCACTTTAGCGCACCCAGCGGACAATTTTGCCCCTCTGATTCTTCTTGTGAAAAACGTTTATGCTTATAACTTGGTCATTTTTTATtagatttttatgaaatttagtGAAATAATAGATATTGAAAATAAGAAGGAgtgtaacaaattttaaaggtATCTCAAATGTTGCGACCTCAGGAGCTTAAGAGTCTGCGTTGTCTAGCTTAGATCAAGTCTGATATTAATACTAATCaagaatattatttaaagTTCTGTCTGTTGTCTAAATTTTAGCAAGTTTTTAATGGACGGATGGTATAATCAATGTTGTGCAATTAAGATCATCGCTCATTATTCTTAAcgtaaattataattaaaaattgatgaaaaatataaaaatttaaggTATCTGTAGGTCTGGCTCTAATAACTAAACATATGATATTTGTATTGCTGTTgggttttgttgtttctgttgttgttgctgtagcATTTTGTCTGCTATTCAacgtttttaaacaaattcgTTTCCTCTGTTTTTGTGGTTTctgtttcgtttcttttttgtaaatCGATGGCGACAAGCGCCAACACTTTcaatcaaataaaatgcaCTAAaggcaaaataataaaacatatataatacatatacaataaatacctatataaaatatataatatacatacatacattgtgGGGACTTTGAACTTgacaaatatttgtttaatgcATTTCACGTATGCGTAATATTTGAGCACGAGAAAGATTCTCGTATATGACAGAAAATGTGGGGAGGGGAGCAGGGAGATGATAGGGAATGAAAGGGAATTCTCTCTTCCCTTGGTGAAATGTGTATTTGACACTTTACATAATTGCATGAACCGCTGTGATGGCTGCAACAGGGAAAAAAACTGATTTCAAGCTGATATTACGCCCTAGGAAATGCCAGAGCCACGTGAACTGGAATTCAAAACTGAACTTTGTTGTAGGCAACCTCCCTATTTTTCCCCAGACTTCCCCGCGCCTTGAGTCCTCAATCCCACTCCTCCCTCTCTTCGCGTTACAATTCATTTTTACCATAAAATGATGCACGACAATTGGCCAAAGTGTTTTGTCAGCGCAACTGACGGGCCAAATGGAAGGCACATGAAATGCCGTTGCCACGTGTCATttgaccttttttttcttcttttagcGTCCCTGCCTCCGATTGAAGGGTCTCCGGCTTGGCGGTCCTGGTGAGCGTACGCGATGAACCCAACCTTAAGCCTTGATTGCCGAGACATTCAAAAATAAtcgcaacagcaaaaacaatgtcgtcgtctttttttttattattgtgaATCCTTGGGCACCCCCTCAAGGCGAAATGGCATAAAGGTTCTTTGGTTATTGATTTaaacaagaaacaacaacaacgaaaaccaacaaataaTGCCCAGGGCAAGGTCTCAAAATGTTGATTATGACTGACGACACGATGGGTGAGTAAAATTTCAATAGAAATTAGTCAGCTGGCAAATTATTGAAGCTAGACCTTAATTATGTTGCACATGGAAATGTGTTCCACTTCTTGAACTAATgaactaattcatttaatcaATTTCTGTTTTAATTTGAGACAAGGGCATAACCGAAACCGCAATCAAGTTTCATATTTCTATGGAATAGTGTGAAGCATTTCGCAAGCGTTTCAATTCCACCTCAAGGACTCATTatgaaaagagaaagagattgATTTGGGAAATCTTTCAACTAAACTTGACCATTTCAGATTGTTTTCAATaactttataatttgtttctttctttcactGTAAAGGATGATTCAATGTTGCTTTCGgaaaatatcgataaaaaagTCAATCGAACCGCCTGAGATAGCAACGTATATTTTAAATTGGATGGTAAAATTTCGGCAAGGCAAAAAAGGGATATAGCATTCCTCAAAGAGGTAGTGGATGGTGCCAGGCATGGGTGTTTCACATGCactgttaattccaaaagctCCTTGCTAACGAATCGGTTGGGAATCGGGCCTTAGTTATACCTTAAGGCtttttacaaaatatataaaatggtTTATAGTACTTTTGAACGAATATTGATTCGTTTTATTTAGGTTTTTATGATTCCCAAAGCAACTGGGactaaaaactatttaattttaattatatctacacaaaataaaagaaattattgtGAAGTGATCCCTTTTCATATCattctttcatttctttcCATAGTTTCAACTCAAAGTTAAACCAATTCGCATTTTGTTTGATAACGCACAAGGGAAACCGTCCTATTTCATTCCTGAGTTCCATGTCGAAAACCCTCTACAAAAAACTTTTGAGCCAAAGTCTAAAACATTCTACATTAATTTTGATACCGCTTGACGTAAGTTTTCCGATATTTACACTTTAAGAACCTATTTGACAATAAAAAGAAGTATTTCAACGAAAGTTCAATTATTTTCCAAGGCTTAATATAAAACCTAAAATCAATCAGCTTACAAcgacaaaaacaatttattattttttactcatacagtataaaaatatttattatacaaTGTCAACTAATAATTTCAGTACAAATGCAAATAATTTTGAAGCAGTTTcaataatatattttgttttttgtatttcaaaaGCTTTCTTTCCACACAAAACTGTTTTCCTTTTCCATTTTCTCATATTGTTCTTGTAGCATTTCCAATTCCTTGGAGTTTTGGATCTTTAACCTCTCCAGCTGACCATTAAGACCCACAATGCGTTCCCTTAGAGCATTCATTGTGTACAAGCTGAGTCTTTCGGGTTGGAAGACATCTTCCCTTAGCGAGCCCATATAGTGCCACATATCCTGAAGTTCATCACGTTTGGCAGTTCGATAGGTTTTTAGCTTTTCATCTAATTCAAATTTCAAGCGTTCGATTTCATTAATCAGACTAATTACTGCCGATGAACTATGCGGTCTAAGATTGTCAATACTCTTAGTATCCCGTACATCGTTAGCTTTATCTGTTTGGAGGTCATCATCCTGAAAATGTTGGGGATTCAGTTTAGTTTGATTGCATTCAAGATACTTTTGCTGAGCCTTGAGTCGTGCCAGTTCGCACAGCAGGGCGGTGGGCGTggatgttttctttttgcgaATTGGCTTCGGAGGTGGTATTGACTTTTGTTGGCGTGGCCTTCTCCGGGTCTcttgctcctgctcctgctgcagcagctgctTCACATCGTTGACTAAGTTGTCCGTGTCTGCCATTTGGCTTCACTGAACATGTGACTCTAAGTTGGCAAAACCAAAGggtaaaacaacaacaacgttgCACAATCTCCGTGGCCTGCCGCAGCTCTGTGAGAGTCCTTGCAAGTTCTGTTGCTGTTCTATTGTTTGGatttcttgttgctgtttaCACGCGGTAATCAAACGTGTGTTTATGAGTGTGtgttgggtgtgtgtgtgtgtgcgagggCTGGTGTTGCCAGCCGATACCGCCTCAGACTACGTGACTCCTAGGACCTCAAAGTGCCCCCCTGCTCATGTTTAATCGATACAGCGGCAGTGGCAGGACCTTTGCTCCACCTTATTCTCGtccttgttttgttttgtttcgtttcgtttagTTACTTCCTTTTTCCTttattctttttcttgtttttttgttttactgcACTCAATTCAGTTGTTTTTTGGATAGGCCGCTTGCAAATTTGCTTCTTCTGGGCTCTCTCCCACAACTTAAATTAGAGGTTCAATAAACTTTATTGAGGCTTTAggacaattttaaaatttcgaattgCTTAGAACGAAGGCGAATGAAAAATATATCGATTTGTTAACATTTCCATGGCCTATTTTATTTCACGTGCCACAAAGTTGTCAAAGTGCGATGAAAATGAGGTTGCTCAAAATGAGGTAGGGGGCGTGGTGGCCCTTAGGTTCAAGCTTTATATTCTGATGAACTAATTAGAATTCGTCACAAAACATTAGGAAATTCAGAAACTTAACCACAAGCCAAGTCATTAACTAAAATGTTATCagcatttaatttaaattacagAGAAAACGATACATTTAACTATATATTGATAAACTAGATTTAAACATAAAATaccaaagaagctaacttcggctatgccgaagtttatatacccttgcagtatacttggcaataatatttttcctttttgaaatttctttccctgcaactcaattcatcaatacacaaacaaaatattatttctctttttaccacaagtttttcttcttccatcattttctaagcaaagcacggcacgcatacacatacagttcatgtagcgttgcgtctgtgtgtgtatgcgtgtgctctgttgatttgatgatggcagtagtaggcagcaagcagcgctgccggcagcgtttgaaccgatttatattgactgtaacttgtgttctatttatcggatcagattcaaattttgggatctgagattttatatctattactatcatattggtgaatttcatggggatactccaatttttgcaaaaatgtttcttctagagctatatgatatagtggtccgatcccaaagattttcatactttatctcacccgggtaaaaaaaagctcccaaaaaaaatttcatcccgatagctcttaagatggctgagtaaaacgcgtacgcaccgacggacagacggtcagacggacagacggacatggctatatcgacttagcttctcatgctgatcaagaatatatatactttatggggtcggaaacgtctccttctgtgcgttacaaacatctgaccaattttataataccctctgcaagggtataaaaaatataaagcaaATATAGCAAAAGGCGAATCTGGGGTCGTGAAATGCGCAGAACTTTTCCCCTTAAGGTATGCAATCGGCTGAAAAggtattcattttttttcacaaatttctaatatttgtaatatatttttgtaatttgtaatATAGTTATCTATAAACAAATATCTTTCGAAAGGATCTACAGGATATTCCTTGAATTATTTAGAtctttttaaacaatttcttCTGGACTTTCCATATCTTAATGGTAAAAGCATAAAAACAAGATCTAATACTATActtcaattaaataaagaatacAAGGTCAAAAAAATAATGCCTAAAAGGCAAGCGGCACAGTTTCAAAGAGGAAAATTCCACAGGAGAAAAGCCCTTTGGAAAATGAcaatttttcgttttaaaaGAATGAACACTAAGCTAAAACCAAAATGATAAATGTTATTTTATAAGAggctttctttaaaaattgcGAAATCTCACGGTCCCCTCTTAAAAGTTACTTTCTCCCTTCTCTTAATCTGGCCATGTATGCTTACTTATGTACTTTCTTGTAACttaataacaaatgcattaaaaatcaaaactagtaaagtttttaataaacaaaataattggTAATTGGTTACTGACCAATCTTAGTTGATTCAAATGTTTGATCTCTTAACTAAAACAAATGAGGTACAGCTAGTTTAATGTTGGCATATGAAATTACTTTCAAAACGTTGTGagataaaatattttacaaatttccTAGAACGATAACCCAATTAAAAacgtcaaaaaaaaaagaaatgtataactaaataaaacaaattcaacaCTGATTAACAAAAAGTGACATAAGTTTTTGAACAAGTTTGTTAACTAGataaaacaaattgttgtttCTGGTTCTTATCGGATGGGAGATAAGATTTTTACAAGCCTATCATCATATAATACGCAGAATTTCAAGCGATCTATCCATCAAATGGAGCTACCGTTCgctcattttttgtttgaggACTTTGGGGGCTTGTGAATTTGTTgggaaaacacacacacactcgcacttACACGCTTACACATACAGAAGCACTTTAGAATTTAAATGAGAAGAGGAAATACTTGAGGTTACTTAGTTATCATACAGACAGACAGTCACACACTCTCTTTATGTGTGAAGGCGCGTGCTGATGGGCATACTCCCCCAACGCATTCCAACTGTAATCTTGCTCTCTTTCAAGTATGAGATAGTGGGCATacaaagagagagcgagatgGAACGATAGAGGTAAAGAGCAAGCGCGCACGTGATTGATTTGCGAATTTGTTGGTCTTTGTGGCTAGCTTATGCGTGGTgtgtgctgttgttgttgttgttgttctttcgCTGACAAGGAGCAATTGATAATAGTGCCCTCACCCGCCTCGAACCGCCCCCGCCACCGCCTTCTTATCAACATTTATCGACTATGTGTTTagaacaataacaacaaaaacaa
This window contains:
- the LOC6638243 gene encoding uncharacterized protein LOC6638243 isoform X1, with translation MASNTHVPTPTASAPAPATASTSTSTPQNYKVPSTSKISVDKLLRVGYYELEKTIGKGNFAVVKLATNIVTKTKVAIKIIDKTCLNEEYLSKTFREISILKSLRHPHITRLYEVMESQSMIYLVTEYAPNGEIFDHLVANGRMKEPEAARVFTQLISAVHYCHLRGVVHRDLKAENVLLDKDMNIKLADFGFSNHYEEGATLRTWCGSPPYAAPEVFQGLEYDGPKSDIWSLGVVLYALVCGALPFDGKTILELKSRVVLGKFRIPFFMSQECEHLIRNMLVVEPDRRYAIKQIIKHRWLSEWQSELQDDERCMEITGSQTSGLSHSASASSLASSSDMVSSSSSATPQLDSVVMTHMLQLPGLTADMIAQSVHEQRFDNIYAIYNLLQDKLQQKRRENQRLQHHASLAYSRSRKTSITTGVVDRSEPMVKQESLDRLSPLSNANASSSALGFGWTDVAVDLEKFGDFELECLARPNEPPVHGHHLSATAGGINGAANTRRHTVGPGDVAHEQALANPNVPPIDFKCAPQCQDPAHNVPYYPMNLPMLQNQPLHNLTIKDQHLLKPPVVMGASSFGRRASDGGANLHIYYPATGSTAVVPAQPQQMDTVGYYINSPGNQELSPLNEQAAGLQYCPENSGEECSEEIQSYMQKRGCVKRHTVGCTEDLSVGGDMVHIQVTPGTSNQAAAPPGSSGGNMRTRRTGLLTVTERPPVICPELIREVESRMNRDYLPPTLKSLSQSPPNGTFANMGGGMIGGVGGGNVATGVLPLAAGGSVPLVMTPTTAAKYRGAYRVSSKLPTVQEGGRYSPVRRASEGSKSQFQGPLQECQSLQKGIAQRNFLVAPSPPLLENSISLPGSPIHGKPTGMQLALRRGHDIEVPPEAIKGLMPALDRLVKEQRVSYEIANKIISSHVVPIDLAPQLGLTAHASSSTAAVSGGHLDQSHLLHHHLQQQQQPMHSYSVSPLSLPTGGAGSAVNASLTAAKQTFGQPFCGYQYHQAAAAAAMILPLQPQLQLVGPFSNINLGASTSNSSSGCQSPVYSNSNSSFSGSCSPNPYLPGTGPFNPVNAVAAAGGSSPLHQITKGISGLSTGASVGAGAGGSITRGTSAASEGAAANQPLDLSMDVCGGGGGVGVGGCEAADYASANWFMPNASYYDLKPLNLSPAQPVRVVPTPPASPNLCIIQEENGNGQMCHTISTGTPYAGCTGGITPQICLTDVQGSEITLVALSSDNSRDSEDSLEQHTPVMSLQGLIITEPSNDMPSITRGIGRKASLDCEQGANHAAGGSYQGQGHAQGQTQSNANNAHRRGSDKSLGFSDDSLSNDSNNLSPCQEPSASSSGFKSDSHSDMGDHTECGHLTPDSMCDSRRMSDEMCYEVPLPHECSNLDSTRILEMVKQTIDSTMPPKGFILHKGSISSEDSGAESRHSSASSSSNHGVGVSEAVAMAANASSSTYGDSATATTNLSLEYSGGLQIELQVCEGRHRGDHHGAGKGIKLRRISGDQFEYGKICQQLISTITMQQVAG
- the LOC26530029 gene encoding uncharacterized protein LOC26530029, which encodes MADTDNLVNDVKQLLQQEQEQETRRRPRQQKSIPPPKPIRKKKTSTPTALLCELARLKAQQKYLECNQTKLNPQHFQDDDLQTDKANDVRDTKSIDNLRPHSSSAVISLINEIERLKFELDEKLKTYRTAKRDELQDMWHYMGSLREDVFQPERLSLYTMNALRERIVGLNGQLERLKIQNSKELEMLQEQYEKMEKENSFVWKESF